One Nitrososphaerota archaeon genomic window, CATCTCCAACTTGATGCCGGAACGGCTCATCGGAGACAACCACCTTATCCTATTATCATTCTTGTATTTTATACGGTAGTAGGGGGCGTCTTCTCCCCAGTTCATTGCTTTTAGAAGCACATCTTTATCCAAAGTTTTTATCGTATCCCAAGCTTCAAACGCCATTCTAGTGTCCTTTGTTTGCTCTTCAATCCTTGTTGGCAAGAATATTGAATACTCCTCTTCAATTGAGTAAGACTCGAAAAAAGTTGGTTCAATGGGATTAGGCAGGTACTTTGCACCACCCCAATGGTTCAGCAGATCAATCGTTGAGACCAGTACATGTTCGCCAACTACACTTGAGCCTACGTGTAGAAGCCTCTTCTTGTCCTTTGGGATATTCCTGACATCTGAACCATGAAAGTGTCTTACGTTTCTAGTCCTGTGCAGGAGTTCAAAGATTAATTGCTTATAGGAGATCCCACCGTGAATGTGCAGTATATCTGAGCCTACCGCATCTGACATTACCCGTAGATACTCTTTCTTTGTTCTGTAGGTCTGTAGTTTAACATTGTAGGGGTTATTGTCCTTCCCATAAATGAATGGTTGATTCAAGGGGGTGTCTTTAATCGCTAACGTAGCATCGATTCCGCGCTCTTTCGCCAGCCCATGGCAAAGAAGATATGATACGTTGGCTATATTCCCCAAATGTATTACTTTCAAACTATCATTCTTCTTTTAATATCTAAATTCGTTATTTTCTTGCTGCGCCGATGTAGTAGCTATTGCCACGTGTAATCTCACCGCTCTCTATTGTCCAGAACTTAGCTTCCTCACACATCGATCTTAGCTCATCTACCTTGTAAGCCGTGTGAATATACCGAGTCTCGTTAACCCCGTACTTTCGAAGCCATACCCACATGCTTTGGGGCGCTAACAAAGGCTTACGACGAGAGTATCCGGGCGTTGTGATTATGATTTGTCCAGCGCAGACACGGCGCGCCTCCTTTATCGCCTCCTTTGCCAGCTTCTCTGACATGTGCTCCAGCACCTCGGTCATTATGATGGTGTTGAATGAGCCATTTCGGAACGGGAGAAAAGACGTGTGCGCTACAGCGGTATTTCCACCACGCTTCTTTAGG contains:
- a CDS encoding glycosyltransferase, coding for MGNIANVSYLLCHGLAKERGIDATLAIKDTPLNQPFIYGKDNNPYNVKLQTYRTKKEYLRVMSDAVGSDILHIHGGISYKQLIFELLHRTRNVRHFHGSDVRNIPKDKKRLLHVGSSVVGEHVLVSTIDLLNHWGGAKYLPNPIEPTFFESYSIEEEYSIFLPTRIEEQTKDTRMAFEAWDTIKTLDKDVLLKAMNWGEDAPYYRIKYKNDNRIRWLSPMSRSGIKLEMEKSAVIWGQFRFSSLGLVGLTELEAMALGKVVLMKYEAPKTLNDSPPIINAKNPDDLAHITANLLSQKDERSKLGQQARGWAKRHHSIEKVTQQLVETYNEIIR
- a CDS encoding class I SAM-dependent methyltransferase, with product MNLRLVSKARIAWERISVFISRKLLKRPLVGDYNIETRQFYDEYAAKYPEAEINYAFDAMKTRKNFVEQYLTGATQLILDIGCGIGVYNADVGVDISHVVLKKRGGNTAVAHTSFLPFRNGSFNTIIMTEVLEHMSEKLAKEAIKEARRVCAGQIIITTPGYSRRKPLLAPQSMWVWLRKYGVNETRYIHTAYKVDELRSMCEEAKFWTIESGEITRGNSYYIGAARK